AAAAATATGCCTTTAATGAGTCCATGACAAAAGCCGTCCTAAACCATCCTGGATAATCGGAGAAAGGATTGAGTCTGACAATATCCAAGATGTCAGTACGTTCCTCCACCTGCTTCTGTGCAAAACACaatgtctttcttctgtttaCTTGCCGGCGACCTCACTTCCTGAGGTGCTGACATGCAGTTTGCTGATAAAGTCACAGTTAACACTGTTTCTTCACAGCTTTAGACCCTGTGACTGTTCCGCCAGTAGACCACTCATGTATGTCGAGTGCGGTAACCTGATGTAACTGCTTTATCATGTTTGCAAACTATTTCTAGCAAAGTACAAACTTTTTTTGCAAAGGAGCCTAAAATAGAGGCAAGTATATTGAATAGTTTTAATGGAGAGTTTTCTGTATTAGAGTGCATTCTATGTCATTGTGGTTCTTGTTATGCATAGacacttaaaatacaaaagtaaattatgttttttatgtatatcCTTATTGATAATGTAGGACAAAGTTTACTAACTGCAAAAATCTAAACTTCCCAAAGTGAATCATACTGTGATGATAATGACATTTGACTATATTTTAGTTTACATACAATTGTTCATTGATGCTGTAATATACCACAAGGTAAATAAATTAATCGCTACATATTTGCATTgctttcaagtaaaaatgttaaaacgaTTACCATTAAACATTCGTTATGGAACAGATAATACATTTTGAGTTGATATCAATATATCAAACGTTGTGCATGATATGAAACTGTGCAAGCCAACAACTAAGAAGAAACTGTAAGTTATTAATACAAAGTAAACAATACTACTGAAATCATGATCGCAACTCATAATAAACATCTAAATCATGTAAAATTCCTTTAAATATCCCTTCACAAAATAATACTAAatttttatgtataatatacAGAAACCTAAGATCTCGCTGCCTTGTTTTGACACATAAGGAGGCAAATAATGACTTGACTGTTGCATCCTTTAACAGAAAGTGCCTCATGCActgaaatgtgatgttttaaaccATTCAGGACTTTTTCTTGTCATGAAAACGTCATTGGTCCATAACGACATGAACTGTTTCAGAATAACATATAGTACAACGCGTTTTATTCTAAAGGGAAATTCCACTCGCAGCGTACATTGACGGACAAGTCAGGAACACAGTAACCTTTCTCAATTTCTCACTACCCTGGGCAATAATATGACTAATTCCATCCAAggatttgtttgtatgttttcttaaaTTTCGTCTGGGGGTTAGGGTagaaaactgttgtttttaataagtaGGGAACATCAGGATGAGATCTAACAGGCGGAACCAAATTGATGTCAATACtcatgaatcatttttatttcactatgTTTTTATCAGTATGAAACTATGAAAGTAATCTTCACAGGATATAGGAGAGACATTAATAACAGTACTTTTTTGGCGGCCAGCACAGAAATTTCATAGGGATTTCCCACCAAAGCAGCTTCTATGGGAACTAAACATTCGGCCGTTTTCATCAATGTCTGGTCATCGGATGACATAAACAATAATTTAGTATTGTCAAGTAGCTAGTCGTGGTTTTCACGTGTTTCTCTGATATTTAACTTGGAAATAGTTGAGTTGTAGTGGAGAGAAAGGGAAATTGAGCTTTCCATTTTCTAACTGATGTCATCTGAATTTAATATCAAGATTTTCTTCCACCTATTACGACTGTGTCCATCATTTTAATCAATCAGACAGAATGTGATCTGGTCACAGTCACTAAATTCCTTAAATTCagcatatataaaaataaacttcataattaaatattataagcCTAagccatttacatttacttatttCTGGCCGTTTAAATCATTAAATCCATATTTCTAATCTAAGCTTGAACTGCAAATACGTATTTATTACCCAGTGAGTCGTTATCTGTGTGTACAGAGTGGTACATTTTTATTGACAAAACTGCAGTCACAGCGGCAGCAACAAGTTTAACCATTTAACAACCGTACAAATcgacaaataaatcaaatgttcaTCTTCTCAAGACAATGTCATTGGCATCgtcaacaaaacaacacaacaaaataaagacTCTGGTCGTTCTGATGTGCTAAAATGATTGCTAACTTTCATGGAGAATACAACTAGCATGAATTTACGTGATCAGTCCATTTACACGTTTAGAGagccattcatttttttaacactaaatACTGACGAATTTCGACTGATTTGGTTGTGTACGTGTGCTTTGACAAGTTTCTTCTATCCCGCACAGATCGACATATTAACCAGCAAGCATAACGTTACACAAACTTATGTTATAGCGCCTCACAACGCGATTGCTCAGTGACATAGCACATAAAACAGCAGACACACATGTAATCGTTCCACAAAagatttacacacatttaagTTAGTATTATGAAGAGTTACGGCCCTCGCCCTTACCTCGCCAGGCAAAGCTACTTCCGTTAAATTTCGGTCATTACAGACGTCTGAACACTTCCTCACGGTGTTTCGTCGATTTTAATCGCACTCGATTAATTCCCACACGTTCTCTTGGTAGTAATAGATTAATTTTACGtgataaaacatcaaaacaaacttcaaCTCGACGCAGCGCAAACCGTGCCTAAGTCTTCATGATCAACTAACCTTTCCTGTCAAGCGACGACCACATTCCCGAAAATAGGGTAACATCGAGCTTTGTCACGCGCCGCCTATTGGCTCATCCGTTTGTCAATCAAATGTGGTACCAATGTCATTAACCCTTAGGCGGGGAGTAAACTAGACTGAGGGATATTGTTTTGgatacaaaatagttttttttgctGCTTATAGTAGGgctatttagtatttattactatataaacacattagatgtttgcttttgttttaaaatgctttaaactgTATAATAAAGCATATAATACAGGGATATTTTGGCCATTAAATTATGTCTATTCATTTGGTGTAGCCGATCTAAATGGCTTGTTATTGAATTAATTCATAAATTGAATACCTAGACTAACCTTTATAGGcctatttgttatttatatatagtcAAGACTCATTACATGCAGATAAGTTAACTCTGTAGCAGTTTAATAACGCCGTTCTGCATAATCAAATATAGGAAATGTAGCCCTGTTTATAAATATGTTCTATAATTTAGgctacataaatgtaaaaatacaattgatgtaaatacattaaaatggtATTCATACTAATAAACTGATCACGTTAGTAGCAAATATCCATCAATACGTTTATTTACATGTATCATTAATTACTACATTTGACATTATTATCTTAATCCTAAATTTTactcaatttaaaaatgttgcaaTTTCACCTGTTTAACAGACcctctattttttttaaataaatatatataacttcaaataaatataatttacagagcCCTCTTTGATTAAACTGATATTTAAAGGTCTTTAAGACCAAGAAGCACGAGCCTGCCATGAAAGGGAGGGACTTCCCGTTCTCGCCATCATATGAGTTGCCAGAAACTGTCGGTGCAGTTTCACAAGAGGTCTGTACGGCACACTGAGAGAATGGCAAATCAATAAGTGTAACATAGATTCGGTATTTATATGAGAAAAAGCACATAggcaaaaatattatattgaagCCGGTTTTAATACTCAAGTAATAAATTCAGATGCAGTTAATGAACATGATCTTCATATAATGGCttatttgcaaaatacatttatctGTTATGTTTTTAGTTGTGATAATGAGCGAGTCCAAAGAGTCCAGTCAGAATACCCTGTCGTTGGATGAGTCACAAGCTATAATTGGGATGTGAAAAGTTGATATGctatgaacacaaaactaaaaGCTGAGAGGCATTTTTAAATGACTGGTTTCCTAAAATACACACAATGTTAGATAGCAACAGACATATAGAAGACgtttaaaaacataatcacGTGACTTTATGATTTCCAGAAATCATACCTTTCCCCTAATGACTAAAAAATATACAGATGACTTTTGGTACATTTGAGGCAtctaatttacaaaaagcaTGTGAAATGTTCTGTAATTACATACAAGGCAATAtaaatcacttttaaacaatatacAGCAAATTCTCTACATCAGAATTTTAacttataattatattaaatacctTTTTGagttacacatttatttataaatttataattattttaaatttaaaaatcataTCAACATATTAGAAAGTTATATTTATGTAACATTAGAAGGCAAACCCAAGTTCgaaaatgtttattcaaacaATTACAGATTTCCATTATACAAACTGACAAACATATagaattgatacaaaaataaacaatttggcaaatacatttaaatatatgcttGTTTGCtgtagttgtttttctttcatgtaCTCCTTGCTTTATGTAGCTAGATGTCAAGATGGCAGCCATCCTTCAGTTATCAcagtactgtacctttaagatgCACAGCATCAGCACTGTGATAACTGAACCAGGGCAGCCTGTCACATCATGCAGAGCCAGGCTAGTGGTGCATCCTTATGCATCTTCTTATTTACGAGGGGAAAACAACTTTGCCTATaaacattggtaaaaaaaacagGTTTCTGATACATTGTATGACAAAatcatacatttcatttttttaaataagtaacgatagttaaataaatagttaaaatggTGAAAGCTAATTTATTAGGTATTACACAACATaagtaaaattaacagcaaacaTAGCCtatgttatataaatattgatGTATCATATAATTATTTGACTTTATGCCGAATGTTGTATCGGATAACCAAACACAACACCCTGTGCGATTCGATTCCTTCGTTTCAAGgttttaataattcataaacATCACCCCTGTGACGTCAGACTTGTTATGGTAAGTCTAACCCCGCCTTCCATGCTTGGCTCGCGTTCTCTGGCAGTTCAGCGCTCCTCTAGGCACCGCCCACATCATCCCCGCCCTCCGTGCGAATCTCTTCTTGTAAACAACTCCATCAGCGCGTCGTGTTTGCCATTATAGCACAGTGGAAATGCCTGCCAAATAATCTAACAAACATCTGCATAACATTCCTAAAGTGCATTGTTgcaggaaaaagaaagaaaacatttcaagatataaaatttaaaatacatttgccgTGACAGTACGTTGCGACTTCTCGTGGCAAAACGTAGATGTTTGATAAAACTGCAGGATTAAATAAAGTCTTAACGCCTGAGAAATGTAGCACTATATTCTGTTTAAACGACAAAAATATCCGCCTGTGAAAAAAGTACGTAAGAACGTCATTTGTTCAGTGGtctacaaataaataagttATCGCACGAAAACGCATATAAATGATCTTCTATGATATACCATCATAAGTATCATCAACATTACGGAATGCATGTAAACCAACGCCGACATCGATTTATTTgatagtgttatatattttaagtcGTGTTATTGTACTGTATTCATGTGCGCTAACGCCCAACCAACGCGCGCACACACCCCTCTCATGGCAAAACAAACACCACGTTCTAcgatcaaaacataaaaataataacgcAATCACCGTTAGACATATGTGTTATTTGATCGACTACAAAAGTACTTACTTGCATTTTCTACCCCGAACTCCAATGTTTACGTGAAGATTTTTAATGACGCAGCAAGCCTACTGCGAACAACGTGATTGTCgccattttttgttgttattgaaaTCTGCAAGCCATGTGACAATAAAAAACATCCTTCCGGGTCCTGACGCTCTAAGTTCACCACTTTCTGGGGTGCAGAATTACTCTTCAAATCTAAGATCCTTGAAAAGTCGACTGATTTTGACACAGCGTGCCCGAACTGAACTGCGTGCGTTCGTTGATCTTATGTAATTCTGACGCCACCTCAAGGAACCTTGGAAATAAATGTTTGACATGGGGATAATAGTTGACTCTGTGGTTGATACGTAATGTGGACGTGTAGTGCCAAATACACGTTTAGAAAcgtaaaagtaaacaaatcaGTGGTGCCTGAGGAACTGCGCACCTCAGTAGCAGTCAACAAGTGTATCATGTCCAAAAACAGACAGGGGGCAATATTCCATTATCTATATTTCAATACAATGCATGAGTAGAGAATAcgtttttaataactttttattgATAACATTTGTGCTCATTTGACTCaatattaaaaaatgcatcTGCTTATTTGTCAGTTATGCAATTCAGCTACGTTATGCCctaacatttacagtatgtttaaacaagaaaaataaacgTGATGTGCATTAAGACAAGTATATATACTGCAACCATATTCAATGCGTACACATTTCTTAATCGCAGtgggaaaaaatacattacGAAAATATAATGCTAGAATAGTTTAACAAACACTACAACGACCATGCTCCTATGCGAGACAGTGCTTGCAGTACGCATATTTTCAGTGCGAGAGGCGTTTTAAAATAGGGCGTTTATGTTTCTCCTCCATTCATTTGCAGAGAGGGAGAAGCTCACGTCCACATAAAGAGCAGTAGGCGGTTCGTCAGGCTAGAGCTTCCCAGTTTTAATAACCTTCAACAACTTACTCTTTTCGCTGTGTAAAAAACGAGTTATAAAACAGATTACTATCGGGTGGGtaagtttgtttgttgtttttgaccaAAAACTTGGAAAAGTCGGAATTTGTTATGtgcattgtttattgttaaattcGATGATAAGTCCCCAGCCCTCATTCTGCACTGGAGATCTGTTCTAAGAGATCTGTAGTCTCCGAGTTTAATGACGCATTGCAATCTACGTAAAATTCGTGCATGCGTTGCGTGTTTTCAGGTGTAACGCTAGACCCATTTCTACTGTAAACAGGTCAACTCAGTGAAGAAATGTCCAAATTATTCCGGGCTGTTATCATGGGTCCACCAGGCTCAGGAAAAGGGACCATCTCGGAGAGAATTGCGCACAGTTTCGGACTCAAACATATATCCAGTGGAGACTTCGTTCGGGAAAACATCTCTGCTAATACGGGTGCGTGATGTGCAACGATTTACAAAGAGCTTTAGGTAAAGACTGCACCTCTATAGTTAGACGGCAAGCGATCCCGTGATCGTATCAAATGTAAAAACGCATGGGGGTAAATTTAACCCTATTTATATAGTTTTCCAAATAATGTGCAACTATTTGTTtctctaacatttatttctccCCCATTTGGGCGTGAGATCTGGAGTTCACGTGAGGTCTTGAAAAGCTGTGATGGCAGGACTCACCCTGTCTTTAACCGTACATTTACTTTTTAAGCATTTAAGTATTAAATAAGATATACTATTGTATTCATGGTATTGATGAATGGATGTAGATGAAATGTGAGGAATTGTCATAACATTTAGCCTACTACTTTTCAGCTTACTGTGAGGTTAAAAACAATGTAACACTGGTTATAAAATACACTAGGTTACTGTTACATACTTTTTATGCATTCCAAGTAACACAATGGATTAAAAAATGAAGCCTTGAGGTTGTCATGCACGTCTTATCATATCATGCAAGGAACACTCTAGTTTCTTGTTGAAATGATGAATAAtacttaatttatattcattaaatatcaGTGGATTTCAGCTATGAATTTCGATggaatttattatacaaatatgtTATACATTGTGTCCATGCATGATAGGACTCATTGCATAGTTGTCTTCTCTGTGTTTATAGAAGCTGGTGTTTTGGCAAAGACTTATATAAAAAAGGGATTGCTTGTGCCAGACCATGTCATGACTCGCCTTCTGCTGCCTAGATTGGAGGAGATGACCAAATACAGTTGGTTGTTAGATGGTACGGTGGTTAATATCATCAaattcttttaatatttacgttttgttaaatgtttttaatatgctcaacaatatattttaaacgcATTATCACCATTACGGTTTCTTGATGTCGAGAATTAGTGTTAGGCAGGTTTGTTGgatcattaaatatttacaaggTCTGTTATTTAGTAGAGGATTATTGGTTACTTTGAGGGGCTGCCGTCACGCCAGTCagattatattttcaaaacctTAACTAGAACTAAGAGCAATGTTTGTTGAACACagttaaagtgtcagaatattAAAGGGTCCATGTACATTGTCAGTTTTATTGCAACATTTATGGgaagcaaacattttattttgactttagCAGAAGCACAGAGCAATCTATGGGGGTACAAAACTTGAGGATGTGAGCCAGAGAAAGGGTTAATAAGTTTGTTGTTAAAAAGAACAGCTGCTTGCCTTGAAAGGCAAAGTCTCCCAGTACAATAAAGTAAGATATTGACCGAAAAGTGGTGTGACTTTTAAATGTTCTTGTGTGTCTTGCTTCTTGAAGCTATTATGTACGTCCTTTAAATATTGTAGTGAGATATTAGTGGTCAGATACACATTATCGTGTGCCTGTGTTTCAGAAGTAcaatttttgtacatttacatccCTACCAGGTTTCCCTCGAACTCTAGCTCAGGCAGATGCCCTGAACAGTATCTGTGATCTAGATGTAGTCTTCAACCTCAACATCCCTCTGGAAACACTTAAAGAAAGACTACGTCATCGCTGGACACACCCATCCAGTGGGAGAGTATACAACATGTATTTCAATCCCCCCCGAATCCAGGTGAACATCATCATTTTTGGCTTGTTTGTCTGATATGTGGTAATCAAATTGTGTAAGTACACACCAGAAGAGTTTGTGGGTTATGTTGAAATAAAGTAAGCTTTTCGGGCCTGTTGGAAGTGCTGTTTATCATAATTTCACTCATTATAATTCTTGCAAATTATAATCACATAAATAGCAAGTTATGAACATCATGTTTCATGGAGGCATGCTACACAATCCTTAGTCTCGCATAGCcttcatactgaaggtctgggAACTTTGGtcgctttctttggccaagcCCCGCCCAAGAGgtcatatgactgacaggtaaagcaaccaatcacatttCGTTTTGTGCCGCGTCATGTTGGGAGGCATGAAATGTCCCCACAGTAACAGACCGATGTACATTCACGAATGTGTCAAAGTTAAAAGCAACAACAACGATTATAAGTTTACGCCATGAACCTCTTTAGTCAAGCGTTtagtcgatcgtgatgaattcttattgtaactgttgtaaacacgacagcttacttctAGATCAGacggctttgtgttgtttccaggcggaccATTAAAGAACGCGCCACAcgtctcccggaaatcctgtaagattcaaccaatcagatgacttctttgaacatgctgaagtgtttccagaaaagtgtgccttgtGCGTCAGACATTTGAGCGGTCGTTGGACTACACAATCCTCAACAGTCCTGATAATTCTCTGTTGTGTTTATAGGGGCTAGATGACATTACAGGAGAGCAGTTGATTCAACAGGAAGAGGACAGACCAGAAGCTCTGGTGGCCAGACTGAGACACTACAAAGATATTGCCAAACCTGTCATAGATTTATATAAGTAAGAATAATAtatcacattcacacaaatggCCTCGCCTTTTGGATGCAAACCAAAATCCCACCCAgtgtatttaatttgttttttccCCACGGTTGTGCTAACAGTATTCGCCTTTTATGTGCCTTCGTAGGGCTAAAAGCATCCTGTACACATTCTCAGACACAGAAACAGATCGGATCTGGCCAAATATCAGCACACTCCTCAGCACAAAGATCCCCATTGTCCAGTCAGATGCTCGGTGTACCTCAACTCACTGAGGTAACACTGACTCTCTTATCCAAGAGAACAATGTGGCCTCATCTCAGAGGAGTTACCTTTTCACAACATTGATTTCCAAAGATTGGTTACTTCAGATTGTCTGTTAGAAGTACAGTATTATCTTTTATAGCGCAAACTTTGATTGTGTCATATGGATTCTGAAAAGATTACATGGGTATTTAACTGGGTTCTGCCTTTAGAAATTTGAAGCTGATTTAGTCAGGGTAAAATACTGCTAATTTACCAAAGGCATCCTTTTAAATGGGGCcgaattatataaatatgtgacTGAATCATACGAACGTGgtgtaaataatatatgataGGGGGATATGGCTTCTAGTGTGTGAGACACTGTTCAAGCATTCCATATAGCTTATGCTATGCAAACATTTCTTGGTAATGTCACAGTGCCAATAAACACCATTTACGTCACAATGTTACAGATATCTTAAGCCTTGTCATcagctttaaacatttttggagCCATATCTGAAGGAAACTTTTGACAGTAGAGAAACTTAAGATGTCAACAGATCACATATGGAAAAGTTTtgcaatttaaaaacattaacggtgttccaatataaaaaaagtattatattGTAAGAGCAATTTATCATAAGCCCTTGATTACATTACAGCACTGGTTGTGAATTAAATTTGTTCCAGAAACAAAGATAAGGCGAAGGACCTCAGAATGTTTGTTATACGTGACTTTATATGTATAAGCATCTTTTTAAgtctttgtttagttttttagaTTGTCTTCTCTACCTTTTGCTCTTTCAGTGTCAGTCAGTCTAGTTTATTAACCAATCATGTTTGGAGAAAATACCTTTTAATATGTTCACACCTACTTGTTTTGCAATTCACACATCAATAAACAAGCTTAAGCTTTTCTTTCACCAGCAAAATAAACGTATTTTCTCATAAATctgtattacatttctttcatttcagcGACTGTAGCTATGTTTGACAGGGAGGAGTAAGCTTGTTAAAGGCGGCTACATTCCAGGTCCTCAAAAACATTTCAGACTGTTCCTTTTGGACAAAAGCCAACTGTAGCAAGCAAAgcaaagaacattttattttaccattGCAATATACAACGTCTTGCAAACTATTTCTACCCACAACCAAGACGATAATGCTATTAGCTTGCAAAGTAATACTTATGGAAGTTATCTTTAACAACTatgataaacacattttaggTTATGTATTGCAAAACTTCAGCTTCCTCTTTCATTCACTTAGTTTCGTttgttatttcatttacatttatgcatttggcagacgctttcacccaaagcgacttacattgctttatcctatacattttacacaggtatttgcaatcccctgggatcgaacccacaaccttgcgttgttaacgcaatgctcttaccactgagcaacaggaaaatttcatttttcagaAATTGTAAagaaactattattattaatttgtcaTTGTTGCATGCCTAAGAAATTAAAAACGTTAAAAGGCTTTTTTATCTGTAGGtgaagatatttaataaattatccCGAACTACAAGTGGAAACCGTCTTGACCAGCAATGAAGATTACCCTGTGAAGGATGACTCTCGACACGAGTCCTACTATAATGAAGGCTTGgctaatgaatattaatgagaaTACACGAAAAGGCGCTGACGTAACGTCACCAAGACCTAATCAATATTCAAAAGACTAGCCTTAGCCATAGTAGCACACCATCTTTCATC
This DNA window, taken from Triplophysa dalaica isolate WHDGS20190420 chromosome 6, ASM1584641v1, whole genome shotgun sequence, encodes the following:
- the ak4 gene encoding adenylate kinase 4, mitochondrial isoform X1; this encodes MSKLFRAVIMGPPGSGKGTISERIAHSFGLKHISSGDFVRENISANTEAGVLAKTYIKKGLLVPDHVMTRLLLPRLEEMTKYSWLLDGFPRTLAQADALNSICDLDVVFNLNIPLETLKERLRHRWTHPSSGRVYNMYFNPPRIQGLDDITGEQLIQQEEDRPEALVARLRHYKDIAKPVIDLYKAKSILYTFSDTETDRIWPNISTLLSTKIPIVQSDARCTSTH
- the ak4 gene encoding adenylate kinase 4, mitochondrial isoform X2; protein product: MCNDLQRALEAGVLAKTYIKKGLLVPDHVMTRLLLPRLEEMTKYSWLLDGFPRTLAQADALNSICDLDVVFNLNIPLETLKERLRHRWTHPSSGRVYNMYFNPPRIQGLDDITGEQLIQQEEDRPEALVARLRHYKDIAKPVIDLYKAKSILYTFSDTETDRIWPNISTLLSTKIPIVQSDARCTSTH